A genomic region of Antennarius striatus isolate MH-2024 chromosome 4, ASM4005453v1, whole genome shotgun sequence contains the following coding sequences:
- the neil1 gene encoding endonuclease 8-like 1, which yields MPEGPELRLASLYVNKVCNGVVFSGAVRKSEVSKSPDVPFTCEAYRVAATSRGKEVKLTLTPMKSDDPEQTVKKGQAEQPMDIVFRFGMSGYFRFTTEDDLPKHAHLRFYTKQKPCKVLSYVDARRFGSWQPCGTWQPSRGPCIMSEYRSFRENVVLNLSDRAFDRPICEVLLNQKYFNGIGNYLRAEILFRLNIPPFVPARTVLQGLESDDLFENGKPVKNEITNIKTTKKTKQGRVKQEMDDLLRLCHTVPLEVVSLGGKGYDPEKVDYSDFEAWLQCYYVDGMKSVRDHNGRTMWFKGDPGPMVPKDSKSPKAKRRANKDDHDYTDKKKVGSKRSSGTVNKKVVKQETETKTPKTEKDVRATAARSKRIKTEVDTPSPHEKSSTARRRKSSNGQPTAAAPQRQTRRVTRQTSK from the exons ATGCCAGAGGGACCAGAGCTGCGTCTGGCCAGCCTTTACGTGAACAAAGTGTGTAATGGAGTGGTCTTTTCTGGAGCAGTTAGAAAATCTGAGGTCAGCAAGAGCCCTGATGTGCCCTTCACCTGTGAGGCTTATCGCGTCGCGGCCACATCCAGAGGGAAGGAAGTGAAGCTCACACTGACACCCATGAAGAGCGATGATCCAGAACAGACGGTGAAAAAGGGACAGGCAGAGCAGCCCATGGACATCGTCTTTCGCTTTGGGATGTCAGGGTATTTCCGCTTCACCACAGAGGATGACCTGCCCAAACACGCCCATCTGCGTTTTTACACGAAACAGAAGCCCTGCAAAGTCCTCAGCTATGTGGACGCACGCAGGTTTGGCAGCTGGCAGCCTTGTGGGACATGGCAGCCTAGTCGAGGGCCTTGCATCATGTCTGAGTACAGAAGCTTCAG GGAGAACGTGGTGTTGAATCTGTCTGACCGAGCCTTTGACAGGCCGATCTGTGAAGTTCTGCTCAATCAGAAGTACTTCAATGGTATTGGGAACTATCTGAGAGCAGAAATCCTGTTCAG gttgaaCATTCCACCCTTTGTGCCTGCCAGGACTGTACTCCAAGGTCTTGAGTCAgatgatttatttgaaaatgggAAGCCTGTGAAAAATGAGATCACAAATATAAAG ACAACAAAGAAAACTAAACAGGGGAGGGTGAAACAGGAGATGGATGATCTGCTCAGGCTGTGTCATACAGTCCCTCTGGAGGTGGTGAGTCTAG GTGGAAAGGGCTACGATCCAGAGAAGGTCGACTACTCTGACTTTGAGGCTTGGTTGCAGTGCTACTATGTGGATGGAATGAAATCCGTCCGTGATCACAATGGTAGAACAATGTGGTTCAAG GGTGATCCAGGCCCCATGGTGCCCAAAG ATTCAAAGTCACCCAAGGCTAAAAGAAGAGCCAACAAAGACGACCATGACTACACAGATAAGAAAAAG GTGGGTAGCAAGCGCTCCTCTGGGACAGTTAACAAAAAAGTGGTCAAACAGGAAACTGAGACCAAAACACCAAAGACAGAAAAGGATGTACGTGCAACAGCAGCCAGATCCAAGCGAATAAAGACAGAAGTGGATACACCTTCTCCACATGAAAAGAGCTCAACTGCACGTAGGAGGAAGAGCAGCAATGGACAGCCGACAGCTGCAG CTCCACAGAGGCAGACTAGGAGAGTGACCAGACAAACCAGCAAATAA